One window of Vitis riparia cultivar Riparia Gloire de Montpellier isolate 1030 chromosome 5, EGFV_Vit.rip_1.0, whole genome shotgun sequence genomic DNA carries:
- the LOC117915300 gene encoding putative disease resistance protein At1g59780: protein MEYNRLKLRKQNRDTRLMARSIIGRVLEKLSVLLLREPAPLVGVEEQLQWIHRELSTKIRFGFTEELIDVAYDVEDVIDLLILKSAAQGRRRGILEGFILFICDFIDQSQLHKKLERIKVKIPALPPPVLILCSRSHSEDIEEIDWACSSSVQDQSLANTVVSPVIEKATALLAQEYIHPEVKKKVRRVQDKFSLMNGFLKDIEAVELDDRGMVWMEELCDISRSAVDVIGLFINRREQLKRNWGGPLMRVILALDNFLSQHEFSTQMDQLHTKLLDISVRRPNIVHGDSRSRKVGISFPELLQKLRERRIQLEQGVENLDFVSFDDDVHALVTRLLAGDNHFFVVSVVGMEGTGKTTLAKLIYHNDAVVNHFHYRAFGFELLKDVRKHFGEPGSSMSPEKRAQPFKAFLADKRCLIVLDDAQDQHFKNEMITALRDTSNGCRMILTSWVTELPSNLQIGSLYYGLRLRRDDESWALFTHAMKISIPQELLKFRREIVRRCGGLPRVIVKLANALSQKEPTIEEWSSVLQQLDGDQDLWSNALSRINKGLPLYMKRCLFYFGLFPKDLDIPARRLIMLWVAEGLVQPEGGNEAPEDVAERCLIKLIAQGMVQVTQKKLDGTVKTCRLPYVLQQEWLAKTQEATFLQYHAKTRSELSPSTGLIRRLVDHLDNEDVSFGHIHGDENTTSTSLKSHYQDVLSFLSFDAREGSKPGEDVGNFLHECISSSCFLLLRVLDLEHVFRPKLPKQLSKLTRLRYLGLRWTFLQMLPSSISKLQNLQTLDLKHTYIDSLPSSIWKVQQLRHLCLSESYRSKFMPRPRVGSLTSLQTLWGLFVDEETPVKNGLDRLVNIRKLSLTCRLTPSQDEAMLQQLEAVSNWVLKLKHLQSLRLKSDDADNQPWDLDLKPLSGHANLSSVYLLGRLKNPSIVSEFPESLTDLTLSGSRLTEDPMQTLDKLPNLKILRLLSKSFVGKEMLCSLGGFPKLRILKIWKLELLEEWNVEEGALQALHDLEIRSCLKLKMLPQGLTQRTLWNLKLTDMPNDFTT, encoded by the coding sequence atggagtaCAACAGGTTGAAGTTAAGGAAGCAGAACAGAGATACCCGTCTCATGGCACGAAGCATTATAGGGAGGGTGTTAGAGAAACTCTCTGTTCTGCTCCTTCGAGAACCAGCACCTTTGGTTGGAGTCGAAGAACAGCTCCAATGGATCCATAGGGAATTGAGCACTAAGATCCGTTTTGGCTTCACAGAGGAATTAATAGATGTCGCCTATGATGTAGAGGATGTCATCGACCTCCTTATACTCAAATCAGCAGCGCAAGGAAGGAGAAGAGGAATTCTTGAAggtttcattttgtttatttgtgaTTTCATTGATCAATCTCAACTTCACAAGAAGCTGGAACGGATTAAAGTTAAGATCCCTGCTCTTCCTCCTCCAGTTTTAATACTATGTAGTCGAAGCCATTCTGAAGACATTGAAGAAATAGACTGGGCGTGCTCCAGCTCAGTACAGGATCAAAGCCTAGCCAATACAGTTGTCTCCCCCGTCATAGAGAAAGCTACAGCTCTGCTAGCTCAGGAGTATATTCATCCTGAAGTGAAGAAGAAGGTCAGGCGGGTACAAGACAAGTTCAGTTTGATGAATGGTTTTCTCAAAGATATAGAGGCTGTAGAACTAGATGACAGAGGAATGGTTTGGATGGAGGAACTGTGTGATATTTCTCGTTCTGCAGTCGATGTCATCGGGCTATTCATTAACAGAAGAGAACAGCTCAAAAGGAATTGGGGAGGACCTTTGATGAGAGTCATTCTGGCTTTAGACAATTTTCTATCTCAGCATGAGTTTTCCACCCAGATGGACCAACTGCATACCAAGCTCCTGGACATTTCTGTAAGAAGGCCAAATATAGTCCATGGAGATAGTCGAAGCAGAAAGGTAGGTATTTCATTTCCTGAACTACTACAAAAGCTAAGGGAGCGTCGAATACAGCTAGAACAGGGGGTTGAGAACCTGGATTTCGTCAGCTTTGATGATGATGTACACGCCCTGGTGACACGGTTGCTGGCTGGTGATAACCATTTCTTTGTGGTTTCAGTTGTGGGCATGGAAGGTACTGGTAAGACAACACTAGCAAAGTTGATCTATCACAATGATGCTGTTGTCAATCATTTCCATTATCGTGCTTTTGGTTTTGAACTTCTCAAAGATGTCAGGAAACACTTCGGAGAGCCAGGCTCTTCGATGTCACCAGAAAAAAGGGCGCAACCATTCAAAGCTTTCTTGGCTGATAAGAGGTGTCTCATAGTTCTGGATGATGCCCAAGATCAACATTTCAAGAATGAAATGATAACAGCACTCCGGGACACATCAAATGGGTGTAGAATGATTTTGACATCTTGGGTTACAGAACTACCATCAAACCTCCAAATAGGGAGTCTTTACTATGGACTAAGACTACGAAGAGATGATGAGAGTTGGGCATTGTTTACCCATGCAATGAAGATAAGCATACCCCAAGAACTGCTAAAGTTTAGAAGGGAAATCGTGAGAAGATGTGGAGGATTGCCACGGGTGATTGTAAAATTGGCAAATGCATTGTCACAGAAGGAACCAACAATCGAGGAGTGGTCTAGTGTGCTGCAACAGCTGGATGGAGATCAAGATCTTTGGTCCAATGCTTTGAGCAGGATTAATAAGGGTTTGCCCTTGTATATGAAGCGCTGTCTCTTTTATTTTGGATTGTTTCCTAAAGATCTTGATATCCCAGCAAGAAGATTGATCATGTTGTGGGTTGCAGAGGGTTTGGTCCAGCCAGAGGGTGGGAATGAAGCTCCAGAAGATGTTGCAGAGAGGTGTTTGATAAAGTTGATAGCTCAAGGTATGGTTCAAGTGACGCAGAAAAAGCTCGATGGGACTGTTAAAACTTGTCGCCTGCCTTATGTCCTGCAACAGGAATGGTTAGCAAAAACTCAAGAAGCTACATTTCTTCAATATCATGCCAAAACAAGATCTGAGTTGTCCCCAAGCACTGGTCTAATCCGCCGACTTGTGGATCATCTTGACAATGAAGATGTCAGCTTTGGTCATATCCATGGTGATGAGAACACAACTTCCACTTCTTTGAAATCTCACTATCAAGATGTCCTTTCTTTTTTGTCATTTGATGCTCGAGAAGGAAGCAAACCGGGAGAAGACGTAGGAAATTTTCTTCATGAATGCATTTCTAGCAGTTGCTTCCTATTGCTCCGAGTCCTTGATCTGGAACATGTATTCAGACCTAAATTGCCAAAGCAACTTAGTAAACTAACTCGTTTGAGGTACCTTGGCTTGAGATGGACGTTCCTACAAATGCTTCCATCATCCATAAGCAAGTTGCAAAACCTCCAAACACTGGATTTGAAGCATACTTATATCGACAGTCTTCCTAGTTCGATCTGGAAGGTCCAACAACTGCGGCATTTATGCTTAAGTGAGAGTTATCGGAGTAAGTTTATGCCTCGACCAAGAGTTGGATCTCTGACAAGTCTCCAAACATTGTGGGGTCTATTTGTAGATGAGGAGACACCAGTGAAGAACGGCCTGGATAGGTTGGTCAATATTAGAAAATTGAGTTTGACATGTCGTTTGACACCATCTCAAGATGAGGCAATGTTGCAACAGCTGGAGGCAGTGTCTAACTGGGTTCTGAAACTAAAGCATCTTCAGTCTTTGAGGCTGAAGTCAGATGATGCAGATAATCAGCCTTGGGATCTAGACCTGAAGCCTTTGTCAGGCCACGCAAATCTCTCTAGTGTATATTTGCTTGGGCGGTTAAAGAATCCATCTATTGTGTCTGAATTCCCAGAGAGCCTCACTGACCTTACGCTATCAGGTTCAAGACTGACAGAAGACCCAATGCAAACATTAGATAAGCTCCCCAACCTAAAAATTCTTAGGTTACTCTCCAAATCTTTTGTAGGAAAGGAAATGCTTTGCTCTTTAGGAGGCTTCCCTAAGCTTCgaattcttaaaatatggaaGCTAGAGCTGCTGGAGGAGTGGAATGTTGAAGAAGGTGCACTACAAGCTCTCCACGATTTGGAGATTAGGTCCTGTCTAAAGTTGAAGATGCTTCCTCAGGGATTGACACAGAGGACCCtttggaatttgaaattaaCAGACATGCCTAATGACTTCACTACATAG